The Clupea harengus chromosome 22, Ch_v2.0.2, whole genome shotgun sequence genomic sequence TTATACCCTATGCGAATCGGGAGTTAATCCATCTGCCTCTTACAAATCTATTTCTTATTCGACTTTAAAGAATTTCAAACGTTTCCACTCAGGATTTCCTATTCAAAAGGtcaaaatgtgcattaaaaagttggatggaaacccagctactgGAAGGAATTGTCTGGATTTGGAAATTCAAATGCAGTTTTATCGATTGATCTCAAAGCATGATACACATAATTTTCTCAAGCAGACAGCAGTGCTTGGGTTACGCGGACATTTGTTGCCGAGCagttgaaaataaaataaatgtatttttgtgCCTGAACACCCGATAAAGTTGAGGTGTGAAGGACAGAAGTGTTTTAGTCGTGCAGCTCTGCTTGAGCTTTATTTTCACAGCACCATTGAGGGCATTGTTATAGTTCTGTCAGTAAGACCTGTGCCCCAGCGAAGACGGGCATTTTCCagggtgacccccccccccccctgcctgtcTGAGCTGATTTCATGTGACATGCGACTGACGACAGAAGGAAAAAGACAAATCTGGAAGTGGCGTCTGGAGGCAACGATTTGTTCATTTGTTATAAAATTAGGGCTGCTTTTTGAAGCCAAGCTATTCCCTCAAGCAGATACCTATTTCTAGAGCTAtctggagggaggggtgggggtcaAGGTTTGGTCAGGGGAGGAGAAAACTGCAGTCCTGGTTTTGAACAAGACTTTAGAGCCACTTTGGATAACCACAACTCTCCCCAACTGCCGCTTCTAAAGTGGGAAGCCCCGCAGCCTGAGCTGAACTCTTTTATGGACCACAAGGAGAGGGCTTTTGTTTTGGTGGGACCCTTAACGGCCCGCTCTGCTGAGAGGGTGGTGCGTTTTATAGCCTGCGTCTACTCCACACATGTTCCAGCCGTATCATTACTGCCACGTCTCGTTGCCAAGTGTGTGGCCTTGTGGTTGTGCGATGAAATGTTCTGTCTGTGGCATTACCGTCAGCTTCCTCAGTGGTGCGGAGAGGCATGCGACACGACATGTAGCACATCTCGTTTCGGGGCGTTCTGGCGTGAAAAGACATGAAACATGAGACCCGAAATCCAGACTGGCTTCCAGTGAGcgttaaaacaaacacaaacacacttagaaGCACCCTTTTTATAGGATCGCATGTCACTTACTGTGATGTGCTGGCCTACATAGTCAACAGGTCTGGCATTCTGCAACCTTGCCACATTTAGAACAAGCAAATTTGAGGCAGAGAGGCTTGTCATTGTAGCAGGCGAGTACTGGAATAGTCAGGGCCCAGTGTGTGCTTGGAAACACATTTTCACTTATTTTTGGTAGCGCAAATGGGGACATCAGCGGCACTTTCGACAAACCAGAAATGCTGAACACATGCCAAGCCATCTGATTAATTCCTCGAAAAACTCAACAGATGGTAATGCTTGGGAACTGTCGCAGCAATTAGAGTGTCAATCAACTTTACTTCGACCTTGCTGTCAACTCGTCACTGCGCATTTGTATCCAGAGGCTTGTGTGCAGTCACTGTAACCAAAATGTCTGCTCACTCTCCTGATAATGGAGTCCTATGATCCCAGATGTGTTAATGCAGAGCAGAGAtgacacagtggtgtgtgtgtgtgtgtgtgtgtgtgtggtgtgtgtgtgtgtgtgtgtgtgtgtgcagattccCTCAGTTCCCATTACTGGGTTCTTGTTATTGAGGATGGAAAAGTTTGAGAAAATCTTAATCTCTCGATTGACATTCTGCACGATTGTCTTGTCGATGCAGGTGCGAAACAATTAGTCTCTCCCATTTGCAGGACATCACGTCCAGTTGATGGGACCCAGTTTCCACTGAAGTTTACCTCTCGCCTTGGTAACTGCACACTTTATGACCACAATTTTTTCTGAccaaagaaaaataagaaaatgagCCACagctttttctttcccccctcctcaGGAGCACCTGAGCTGGctgcctccacctccatctccatgtcCCTCCTTCTTCCCACTGTTGCTATGCTGCAGAGGGGATCAGGCTTGAGTCCCTCGTTATTTCTCTGGTGACATTCACCTCAGACTAATTCCACGAGGACTCATTTTCAATTCACTGCCCTCAGTAGGTTGCTGGTTGTACAAGCTGTACAGGCGTTTGGCATTTGCCTTTTTTGGAAGAGCTCGATTTGTACAGGCATTGTTAGCTTGCATCGACAATGACAAAAGGTTCAAGTTACTTTGCGACCTTCGTGCAGAGTTCCTTGCACTGTTTCAAACAAAGGcatgtcctctttgtaatcCCGAATGTCCACAGAATGTCAATCCTGAGATCTGAGCGATTGTAAGTCACAAATGTTAATTaaaccttttttccccctcaaaacAACTCTGGCATAATGATCAAACAAGCATTTGAAGAGTGTATAAAAATGCAGAGCTCATTGTTAATGGGTGAATTATGATACGACAAGGTTTTTGTAGTATTCTGTTCACAGTCCTTCTCAGTGCCAAGCAGTGAGAGTTCAGAACAAGCAACCCACAAGCTAGCTCTTTTCATGTCCTTCATCGCTGTCTTTTGAAATAAAATGgaacatttcccccccccccccactgccctCACCAGCAGAGAGCATTGGCATTCTGTGGCAAGAGGAAGTGCAGTACTTTTTCAAATCTCATCACCTTGGCAAAGCAGTGCCCTTAGTGATAATGAATCCTGAGGGAGCAGGGAACTTCATCTTTTACGAGCCCACAAATGACCCGGGAGAATCTCGATAACCATTTACACCTGCTGTATAAACACCTGTAATTGGCCATTCGGCATGACGGCTCAAGCTTCAAACCTCCAGCCCCGACGTCGACGGGAGTCTGTAAATCAGGCAGGCAGAGGCACGACTCTCCGAGACGCCAAACTGTGCTAATGGTTACACAAAGCcccaaatatcacacacacagcctgctgtgTCCACAGGGGGACAGTGGCGGGGATTTGAAGCCCGGCAAATGAGAGCGTGACATCACACAGCAACGGTAGGCCCACATCCAGTCGGTGCTGAGGCTGGTAATACTTGGCCCAGAAGTGCCgctttctcgctttctctcccctGCCGAGCGCCTGCGGCCACCCTGCTGCTCGCGAGCCGGGCCTGACGGGCTGTAATGAGGCTGAGCGCATGCAGCCGGAGTGCCGGGCCGGACTCAGCGAGGGAGCAGCCGTCTCCCGGCGGAGCCGCAGCAAGCCAGCACGCCCAGCATCTATTGTCACCACCACAGGGAGAGCTGTGATCCAGACATCATCTATCATACAGCCGTCTGCTACAGCAGTCAATGCGCTGATTAATGGCTTCAGCTGAGGCCGGCCATTGGAGGCTGTGATTGAGATCCTCTTCTTCCGTTTTTTCTGATTTCCATTAAAGCCACGTAATAGATCAGATTATAAGCCTGGTTCCTCAGTTCTTGCAAGAAGAACTTCTTAATAATAGCTGGATTTTAGTTTTGTCGTTGTGTATATGCTATCGACGATAGTAATaaagtgtgtctttgtttgttttcctcattGAGTGTAAATTACAAAAAAGAATATCATAAGGTTTACAGCTCACTTTTATCAAAACCTTTTTCCTCGGTCAGAACGTCAATATAGGGAGCAAAAAAGAACTGATTTGTTTCTAAAAGGCCGATTAGCCCATGGGGACGATACAGACaagaatacaaacacaaacctgtGTAAGCACTTCTAGTGGAGACTAATGACAATGAACATCATGTCATGTCTAATAAAGTCAACATTAAGACGACCAGACTGTCACTGGTTTaattatgtgggatattttgGCATGATGCATATGCAAAACTTTCTCCTAAAAACAATTTTTTGTGAAGACAACACTATCAACAGTAATACCATGGAAACGGCTTCCCTGGTATCTATCCCTTTAGTCACTTGCaatgcccagacacacacaaacttacatacacgcacgcacgcacgcacacacacacacacttgcaatcaCCCATAATGCACATTCaagacacacacctctttacACAGCCAACTCCTGTTTTCGAGCCTCTGCCATCTGATGTGGGCAGCCGATAGTCTCCTGGATAAGCAGGCTCTCTTGTTTCTTTTATCTGGTGCTGAGAGGCTCAGCTTTGTGCAGCACCGGCTGCCTGGGTTTCACCAGAAGagccctctttctttctgggAGGCCTGCAGGCCAACACCTCGCCACCCCTTGCCTAAGACCTGGGCGGCTGCCTGCACACAGGCCTCTGCCTCCCCAGAGAATCATCCGCACATTTCACCAACGTTTGTGattaatgtgtttttaatggAAGGGCCTTGCACGTGATGCCTCGGACATAGTGATTTAACTCTGCACCGTGCGGGAATAAATCACTGTATCATCGCCATTTTGCGTGGCTGAAAATCAAGGGGTTCAAAGCATCCCCaggacatacaaaaaaaaaatggtgaatgtgtgtgtgtgattgttttaaCCCACATagccactccacacacatgaCACCAAAACCACTTTCCGTGCACCAGAGAAAAGACTTGTACTCATTTCTCACTTCGCAGGGTTGAGTTTTTTCGCCTTTCTGGTCATTAATAGTGGAACAGGCGGATACCAGTGTGACTTAAGGCAtgccccagtgtgtgtatgcatctgtgtgtgtctctgtgtgtgtgcgtgcacttgTATGTTTTGTGGGCCTATATCTACATGAAGCTCTGTACCAGCTGTCAGTTCTTCATGCGTGTCGTGAGAGGCAGTAGTGTATGTTTATCTGTGACCGTGTCTACCTATCTTAGTTCCTGGAGacaaagagcaagagaaagcgTAAGTCTACGGCAGGTGAATGAGAAGCGTCACACTGAGAGGatctattttgttgttgtttacaatTCCACACGTTGCTCCGactctccagagagagagagagagagagagagagagagagagagagagagagagagagagagagagagagagagagagagagagagagagagagagagagagagagagagagagagagagagagagagagagagagagagagagagagagagagacacacacacacacagagacacacagagacacacacagagagaggaggaggaggaaacggGGCTCTTTGATCCCTCCGAGCACGAACATCCCACTGTTTAACATTCCGCCACATTTTCTGTGAGGCTGTtagttctctcttttttcctctttcctctctcctgtctctctctctcgatcattttacctctccttctctctctctctctctatctctgtcttttgttCCAGCAACAACATAATTTGAGGCTGTGTTTGAACAAACACATCGTCTGGTAAACTGCTCAGTGCCGGCACAAATCAGAGTGCCTATTGATGAGGCAGTTATGGAAGCCGCTGAACTTGCCTAGATCTATCCTTCACTACGAGGCATAAACACGTCACCCTGCACTCCGGAGGAACCTTCACAAGGTTTAGCCACCAGGAAGAGAAATGGCCTCTGGACATGGCAGCCAGCAAAAAGCTTTTCCTCTTGCTCTGACACTTCTCAACATCAGTCAGTCTATGGCTTAATAAACGAGCCGCTCAATCACGGACCGATTGTAACTGTAATGTAATCACTCATGGCTGTACAGTAAAAAGCCGGGACTGTTTACGGAATGAGTCCAGAAGTAGAGGATACCATGAGATTTATTAGACCTAGTAATGTACACCAAATGCAGTTTCTCCCGCACAGACTAATTGCTTTGACATGTTCAAAAGTCTCGGGTCATGAAAATAAGCGGAATCTCTCTTTGCGCTTGGAGTTTTAAAAATAGCCTACTTTTAATATGACACCTCAACAGACAGAGTTATGTTTTAAACTGAAAACTCGTCAGAGGATAAATGAATGAATCGATGTATTTATTACACGGCTCTAACACGACGAAAAGCCTTAGCTGGATTATATGTGAGCGACTGATCTGACTGGGAGTGTGTCTTTGGCGGACGGGTCAAAAAGGGAGCTCCTATTCCACACAGGCTGTCCCCTGTCAGCCCTGGTGAAAGGCGCGAGGCCCTCCTTCGCTGAGGAATGCACCTCTCTGGTAGTTTGTCTTGTAGAGTATGTACAGCAGATGGACAGCCAGGAACTAGAGCAGGAGCAGGTGCTCCAAAGGCCAGCCCTTCTGGGTGAGCACACAGGACACCGGCCCAGCGGAGACCGGGAGGGAGGCATCCTGCAGGCCAGAGAAGTGACAGCTTTTCTCATTCCTCTAGGTGTGAGTGCTTTCTCGTGTTTCCCCCCTCGTGAACTTCTAATGGCACACTCTTTTCTGCCCGTAATAACAACCATGGATGTGTTTATTACGCAGGCAAACTGAGATAGGTggactgtgtgtttattatgggcccatttcatttcatctcatttAATGCATGAGGCTCACTTTTAATACCAGGGCAAAATTAGCAATTAGAAACGCTAGAAGAAACCGAAAATTGTGGTGCAGCAATCTCGATAGTCTTTCTGATATAACAGAACATTTCTTCATCTGAAATCATTTCTGTGCAGTCAATGTCTctgaggattttttttattttatttccaaagGCTTGCAGTTTTtacttgtctctttctctctctctctctctctcctcctttctctctctctctgtctctgtcttgtttGCTTTCTATCGGTTCTCCCTATAGTCTGAAATAGACAATAGTCAGAAAAAAGAGGATGTAGCTGCATGGAGAATTCACTTATCACTAAGCTCCAATTGCTGGGATTATTTAGAACATACAGGCCTTGAGAATGTAGAGaattattttctgttttgtaAAAAGCAATTAATTTAGGGGACATATCTCACAGACTGGATTTAACTAGTCATTTACGTTGGTTTCAATATTTTGTAACCTAAAGGTTTACAAAAAGAAGGGCACAAATCTTTTTCTCTGACCAGATAGATTCTCAGTCATCCGTTTCATTTGTATCATCAGTGCAGAGTGGCAGCCTTTAAATCTCGCCACAAAACCATGGGTTCCAGCAACACCAAAGTGCTCCATTTTGCCAAGAGCCTTCCCACTTCCCCCCACGTTTGACCTACTTAGGAATTCATTTTTTGTGGGTCTCAGCTCGGCTCCCTCCCTTGTAAACAGCCATGTGGGTGCGTCTAAGAGTCCCTTGAAGTGCGCTCTTGAAGTGTGTCTTCCCTCTTCAATCTACCTGGTTCACTTCCAGAGCACTAACCAACACTGCTgttgttcctctctttctctctctctctccccctctcctttcaggTTTTGGCATGGGGAGTACACCGTGGCGGTCAGTATCAACGACTACTTGGACGTCTACTGCCCATACTACGACACCCCTCAGCCGCACAGTCGGATGGAGCGCTACATCCTCTTCATGGTGAACCATGACGGCTACGCCACCTGCGAGCACCGCATGCGAGGCTTCAAGCGCTGGGAGTGCAACCGGCCACAGAGCACCGACGGCCCCTTGCGCTTCTCCGAGAAGTTCCAGCTCTTCACGCCCTTCTCTCTGGGCTTCGAATTCCGCCCGGGACACGAGTACTACTACATCTGTGAGTCGCCAAAAAAGTAGAAAAGTAGCAGATCTGTGGGTAAACCATGCTTTTTTCCACAGGCAGATTTCGGACAGGACAGGGAGACACACTTCCTCTTGCATATCTGATGTTTGGCGATGTGCAGCTTCTCTGGCTCCTCTAGCTGTGTAATCCACCCCATTTAAGGGGCTTCTGCTTCCGACTCAATCCCCATTAACCTCAAAGAGCTTCCAGCGCATCCTTTGAAAGTGGAAGGCCGATTCACAGGCTTTTAATCATTTCTCAGTTGGTTTTTTTTGCGCCCTTTTCGGAGGAACTCACAAGACCAGAGTCCGTACTCCTCCACACATGAGCAAAACAACAAGACAAGTGAAACGGGAATAATTacatttcccctccctccccacatcCAGCTGTTCTAACTAGATAACTTGAAAGGCCTTACGCGACGCCCCTCAAACTGGTGCCAAAGAAGCTAAATTATTTATACGGTAATTACAATGCACGGCAAGAGAAAACGCAGACATTCACAGTGTAACAGAAGGGGGGTTCAAAGCCACCTGCATTTGGTGAACACACTGCGCAatatggtgacacacacacacacacacacacacacacatctcaaagcTTCTCCCAAAGCAAAGCATCCCACAGGCTCCGACCATTTGTCACATCCAACCCCCACAGCAGCAGTGCCAAAGCCCTAACCCGCCAGACCCACCAAAGCTCAGTCTCCCATGGAAATGGACACAGATTATACGCGGGTCTTATTTTAATGTCAATTATCTTTTGAGTGACGGCTGAGAcaggagaaaagggggggggggggggtggaggctgATGGGGCGGGCACTCTGTGGAAGTGTTTGCCTCACTCAAACCAGCGGGGCGTCTAGCTACTTATCATACATGGTAGTGTGTTGTCATCCTtccaaaaagagagggagagaaaaaaaacagacagcacAAAGAGAGCTAAAAAGTTCAAAGATGCCCTTCACTCTCTGGGCCCCGTCCCTCAAACTGGGTTTTTGAATGCCCCCGCCTCCCAGATCCTCTGCCGAGGCCTGCATTGTGTGGCCCCTTTTGTCCCAGCCTGAGGGGTAGGGCCATGTGAAAGGGGGGGTGGGTTCCCTTCTCCCCTTCGTCTATCCCTCACCAATACTACCAATAACACCATTCAGGCAGGCTTCACCTCCAGAGGGATTGTCTGGATGCCGGCAACATTGTATCTGTCTCAGTCCCCAAGGGGCCCgagggggggttgtggtggtggtggtgggagatgGATCTGCAGGGTTAtcagggggagaagggggagaaaggagtgttggggtgggggggattggTTCGGCTTGATTGTGCGGCGATAAAAGAGCACGTCCATCACCCCTGCGGTCAGACTtaaccccctcctccctccgccGGCCCCTCATATTGATCGGCGGTGATGACGTCTTGACAGCTGTCTCCCACCCCAGCTGCCGTCGGTTTAGGTTGGGTGCTCTCCAATGAACCCCCCGAGTATCTGGTGTGGTGGCACACCGCGGGAATACGCAATGACCTGGAGACCGGGGAGTGAGGGAAatcaagacagaaagaaagagagtgagggagaaaataGGGCGATTGGTCAGAAGATAGGGGGCTCTGTAGGGTGCCTCCGAAAATGGCTGATGCTGCCAGGATATGTCACAATGTTCTGGAACATCCACCCGTGTCTCGGCcaaaatgttattttatttttcagctCCTCCATGTTATCCTTGAGGACAGATTTCATTTTGGCCTTCAGGCTCCTCTGgactggtactgtgtgtgtgtgtgtgtgtgtgtgtgtgtgtgtgtgtgtgtgtgtgtgtgtgtctgtgtctgtgtgaacggGTGTGGAAGCGATCGGAAAAATAATCAAGCCAGAGGGTCTGTGTGTCAAGGGCTTGGAGAGATTCATGGCTGATCCAGGGGTATCAAGCGTGGCAGAAGTGACTGgccgtgatgtgtgtgtgtgtgccggtgacAGTGGAGAGATTTGCTCTTTGTTTCTAAGGTCAGCCAGTTGTCTGCAGAGCAATTTCCAACGGGGACATGGTGTGTTGACAGGGCAGTGTGTGGGACTGGTAAGACACAGAAGCTCACCACAATTTCTACAGGAGGGGGAGGCAAATATCAAGCCCTGAGTTTGATTCAGCTGTcatgaaatagaaatagaaagacTTCAAGTAGTCTTTCAAGGAGCTGGTCAAAAATGGTAGTAGTTGTGGCAATTGCTTAAGCAATAGTTTCCTAAATTCCATTACTCTATCTttgtcccccccctctctctctctctctgtctctctctct encodes the following:
- the efna2a gene encoding ephrin-A2 isoform X2, with product MCSRGRTCAMELALIAVTFLFWESVWADDKIITDRHAVYWNSSNSRFWHGEYTVAVSINDYLDVYCPYYDTPQPHSRMERYILFMVNHDGYATCEHRMRGFKRWECNRPQSTDGPLRFSEKFQLFTPFSLGFEFRPGHEYYYISSPHPNHAGMPCLKLKVYVKPTTLPLLVLCCLSVFLCFQMARVTSLQSPS